In a single window of the Natranaerobius trueperi genome:
- a CDS encoding DUF1540 domain-containing protein yields MSQIKCKVEECYYNDNYVCGASSIEVKSSVTNNIVNDTRDTACETFVPKREQ; encoded by the coding sequence ATGTCACAAATTAAGTGTAAAGTAGAGGAGTGCTACTATAACGATAATTATGTGTGTGGAGCTTCTTCTATTGAAGTTAAATCTAGTGTGACAAATAACATAGTTAATGATACTAGAGATACTGCCTGTGAAACTTTCGTTCCAAAAAGAGAGCAGTAA
- a CDS encoding TrkA C-terminal domain-containing protein: MFKFSLKDALQSSKKPKSRTELNLIAKTFRLENPKLHKKTLSEINLHKVADIIVSRIFRQDRSFVGRNDAVLLQYQGEKHAFNRGLFALIL; the protein is encoded by the coding sequence TTGTTCAAATTTTCCCTAAAAGATGCTTTACAAAGTTCTAAAAAGCCAAAAAGTCGAACTGAATTAAACTTAATTGCGAAAACATTTAGACTTGAAAACCCAAAGTTACATAAAAAAACTCTCTCTGAAATCAATTTACATAAAGTAGCTGATATTATTGTTAGTAGAATTTTTAGACAGGATAGAAGTTTTGTTGGAAGAAATGATGCCGTTTTATTACAGTATCAGGGCGAAAAGCACGCTTTCAATCGTGGGCTTTTCGCCCTAATACTGTAA
- a CDS encoding metallopeptidase TldD-related protein, giving the protein MILDSDVRGLFIHEAFGHLSEADNLIGNETLAKIMILGSEFAMEKFNVIDDPTKTGHPGSYVYDHEGTKAKPMYLIENGKLSGRLYSLQY; this is encoded by the coding sequence GTGATATTAGATAGTGATGTACGTGGTCTTTTTATACATGAAGCCTTTGGTCACTTGAGTGAGGCTGATAATTTAATTGGAAACGAAACTTTAGCCAAAATAATGATACTAGGGTCTGAGTTTGCAATGGAAAAATTCAATGTAATTGATGATCCAACAAAAACAGGTCACCCAGGTAGCTATGTCTATGACCATGAGGGAACAAAAGCTAAACCTATGTACTTAATAGAAAATGGAAAACTTAGTGGTAGATTATATTCATTACAGTATTAG
- a CDS encoding ABC transporter substrate-binding protein: MIKPLKLLIIVLLALTTTFIFMGCGEEDPVADKDEPEEERIVPELTLHTTTMEFDPGRNEAALMIQENMEELGFKVDVRPLEHSTLVDRARRAPGEKDWHGLILGWSGRIERIDPDMFTYTLFHSSQAVQGGNNFHAYQDDEFDEIAKAQRKAMDTDERQELIYEAQEKLAEDAPMYVLYYVEGLNALNTEKWDEDTMIKTPEGLYNEWLPFYGEPLTDDSELRIGGLQDLDTVNPYAATSVFEWKLLRLVYDKLVRVGPGLEPKPWAAEDFEVSEEGDQVDVSLRDDMTFHDGKPVTPDDVVFTFENMIDVGVPYFEGFLDPIDQVELLEDDTIRFELEDPYAPFLTNTLGQIPILPKHIWEDIEEEENLSHPDEYENIPVIGSGPFEFSDWQRGEYLQIEKYEEYFEADEIDMDGINYIIYGHEEGQFGGLEQEAIEMVAEGFESDYVDRVDDIDHLELKTHPSIGLNYMSLNNSKPPFDDKAVRHAMGHLINHELLIDVLQDGYAMPGGAGRVISPANDFWRNPDVEEYEFDMDKARSILEEAGYEWDSEGRIYYPE, translated from the coding sequence TTGATAAAACCACTAAAGTTATTAATCATTGTTTTATTAGCTCTTACCACTACCTTTATTTTCATGGGATGTGGTGAAGAAGACCCAGTCGCTGACAAAGATGAACCAGAGGAAGAAAGGATAGTTCCTGAGCTAACGCTTCACACAACAACTATGGAATTTGATCCAGGTAGAAATGAAGCAGCACTGATGATTCAAGAAAATATGGAAGAATTAGGTTTCAAGGTAGATGTAAGGCCTTTAGAGCACAGCACATTGGTCGATAGGGCTAGAAGGGCTCCTGGTGAAAAAGATTGGCACGGTTTAATCTTGGGGTGGTCAGGTAGAATAGAGAGAATTGATCCAGATATGTTCACCTATACACTCTTCCATTCTTCTCAAGCTGTACAAGGTGGAAATAATTTTCACGCGTATCAAGATGATGAATTTGATGAAATAGCAAAAGCACAAAGAAAAGCGATGGACACAGATGAACGACAAGAACTTATTTATGAAGCTCAGGAAAAATTAGCAGAAGATGCTCCAATGTATGTTTTATATTATGTCGAAGGCCTTAATGCATTAAACACTGAAAAATGGGACGAAGATACTATGATTAAAACACCAGAAGGATTGTATAATGAATGGTTACCATTCTATGGTGAGCCACTTACAGATGATAGTGAATTACGAATCGGTGGATTACAAGACTTAGATACAGTTAATCCATATGCTGCAACGTCAGTTTTTGAATGGAAGTTATTAAGGTTAGTTTATGACAAGTTAGTAAGAGTAGGCCCTGGTTTAGAACCAAAACCATGGGCAGCCGAAGACTTTGAAGTTTCAGAAGAAGGTGATCAAGTAGATGTAAGCTTACGAGATGACATGACTTTTCATGATGGAAAGCCAGTAACCCCTGATGATGTAGTCTTTACATTTGAGAATATGATTGATGTAGGTGTACCTTATTTTGAAGGATTCTTAGATCCAATCGATCAAGTGGAGCTGTTAGAAGATGACACAATAAGGTTTGAATTAGAAGATCCATATGCTCCATTTTTAACAAATACTTTAGGTCAAATCCCAATATTACCTAAGCATATATGGGAAGATATTGAAGAAGAAGAAAATTTATCACACCCTGATGAATATGAAAATATTCCTGTTATTGGAAGTGGGCCATTTGAGTTTTCAGATTGGCAAAGAGGAGAATATTTACAAATTGAAAAATACGAAGAATATTTTGAAGCAGACGAAATAGATATGGATGGAATTAATTATATTATCTATGGCCACGAGGAAGGACAGTTTGGTGGTCTAGAACAAGAAGCAATAGAAATGGTTGCGGAAGGTTTTGAATCAGATTATGTCGATAGAGTAGACGATATTGACCACCTTGAACTAAAAACACATCCTTCGATAGGTTTAAATTACATGAGCTTAAACAACAGTAAACCACCTTTTGATGATAAGGCTGTTCGACACGCCATGGGACATCTTATTAATCATGAACTTTTAATAGATGTACTACAAGATGGTTATGCAATGCCTGGGGGAGCAGGAAGAGTGATTTCTCCTGCAAACGATTTTTGGAGAAATCCAGACGTAGAAGAATATGAGTTTGACATGGATAAAGCTCGTAGCATTTTAGAAGAAGCTGGGTACGAGTGGGATAGTGAAGGTAGAATCTACTATCCAGAATAA